The Arachis ipaensis cultivar K30076 chromosome B07, Araip1.1, whole genome shotgun sequence genomic interval TTAATAATGTCTGTTTGAAATGATTATCTTAGAACATTTTTTTTTGACAGGGATTTTCTTAGAACTTCGCTCTGTAGAATATATTctaaaattaaagttataatgTCAAAGGTACGTATAatatttgttttttaattaatGTATAAATAAGTAAGTTTGGTAAACCAAAATGTGTGCAAAACAGCATTATTGATTTATTGTATGTGTTTTGAAGTAATGATAGTATACGACAAAATaactaaataattatataaataatgGATACATGTTCCTCCTCCTTCAGTTCCCTCGTTTTCAGAAGAGGCAGGTACCTCATTATNNNNNNNNNNNNNNNNNTGTGTGATacatagatgatgatgatgatgatgctatCAATGGAAGAGCTAGCGTGTGAGCTGAGTGATCATGAAAAGAGAAACGCTCAAGGTTTGCCACCGGGTTTCAGGTTTCACCCAACTGATCAAGAACTCATTACCTTCTATTTGGCTTCCAAGGTCTTCAATAATACAAATGCTACTActgctactactactactactcatGTCAACTTTGTGGAGGTTGATCTCAATCGATGCGAGCCATGGGAACTTCCAGGtctgaatttaatttaatttattcttcAATCGTAATAAGCTTGGCTGTAAGTGTtgagttctttctttctttaaaaaagaaaaaatgtgaaTGTGATGTTGGTGGATGAAATGGCATGTACGGCAGAAGTGGCAAAGATGGGGGAGAGAGAGTGGTATCTGTACAGTGTGAGAGACAGAAAATACCCAACGGGCCTCAGAACTAACAGAGCAACCGCTGCTGGGTACTGGAAGGCTACCGGCAAGGACAAGCAAGTCTACGGCGGCGGTGGCCTTGTTGGGATGAAGAAGACGTTGGTGTTCTACAAAGGGAGGGCCCCCCGCGGTCAGAAGACTAAATGGGTAATGCATGAGTTCCGGTTGGACCCTCACAGCTCTCCTTCCCTCTCTAAGGTACATACACCCAAAGCAATCACTCTTACTTACATTGGCTTCTGTGTACCGTGTGAATCAAGTTATGTCTTCACTTTTGGGTTGACTAATGAATCATTTCCTGTTCCTAAACTTGACCCTTTTTACTCTCTGCTCTTGTTTCTCTTGTCTTCATGTGATCCAATCCATCTTTTCTACCTACTATTCATTCCCACATGTGAATTCCTAGAGAGccatcttaattaattaattgtttgagAGATGCAGGATGAGTGGGTAATATGCAGAATATTTCATAAAAGTGGGGAAAAGAGAGCTCCTACTACTACTCCTCCTCCTCTGCTACTTCATCATCAACTGCAGCATCAGCAACAACACGAtccattattattattccaaACCCCATCATCCCTGTTCAATGACCATATCTCCCACTCTCATAATCATAATCAAAACCTCCTCTCGCCATTGCTTCATCCTTTCCCAATCCCTGAAGAAACCACTAAAACCAGATCATCAACAATTAACAGCAACCATTACCCTCCACCACCACCTTCCTCCCAACACTCGCTTAAGCTCAACAAGTCTACTAAATTAACAAAAACAGTGCCTCCTTCTCCATCATTCTTCCAATACCAACAGCTTCTAGAAGATTATCCCAACTTATTGCATTGGATCGACAGtggtaataacaataataataactgcAACGCTAATAATACTGCTAGTAGTGTTGAGATAATGGATGCTGCTGCTGCTGGCTTGATAGCATTCTCATCAGGAGGACCTTCACCTactcctaataataataataataataataataacaatgctgAAATAATGATGATGTCTTCTTCTTCGGCTTCTATGCTGCACATACTCGACGATGCTCCTCTTGGGATTCAATCTtggcctcatcatcatcatcatcaccttcTGTAAAATAATGTATGTGCATGCATGCATATTTaccttaattagttaattaattaattattaacttaTTGTATATGCGTACCTATGTATGTGTAGTATATATGTTaagctaatatatatatatatatatatatatatgtcgatttttaattaattaattaatgtttcTGTTGCTACGTGCGTGCACTGACCTTTGATATGGACATATCAGTAtaacattatatatataatctATATATTTGTCTTTGCATACAAAGAATAATTGAAGTACCAACACCATCGTGCGTTACATTATTGTTCCTTGTAAGAAGATATAATAGCTGCGCTACACATACAAGCTAAGCTAAGGTTTCTTATAGTAATGAAAATTCATGTGGTTAATAATCTCCGGCCATGTATCTAAGCATCTATTATATATACATGTCAACATGATTAAAACTATATATACACTAAGCTATAGTAGTATTCTACACGATAACATATCAAGAATAGAGAGCTTCAATTCTTCCTGAATCACAAATTGAACCTTTCTTTTGTATTTGCTGTATTTTCAGAATCGGGTAACGTTTGTTTATTTTCTAaactatttgattttttattgtttcttgtatattattatttattggaaaagtctagggggcagcagttttgttgaattttggccagcatgtagccAGCAGAGAAAGGTGAGTCATTAGATGAAAACTCACATCAATCTCACATCATtagatcatcattgatggctatttgatggctaccaatcacaaaagttgctggcccctagcattgctcttatttatttttataagatGCAGCAACGTAGCCTTTAATTTGGCGTCTGCGAGACTGCGACAGTCGTTCCCTTCGCTCACTTTTATTTGCTTTCAATTTTTGTGTTCAGCTGTACGTTACTGTCGGGGAAAAAGTAATTTCGAGATTTATATTTTAGAAATATCCTCATTTTTTGTTGGCTGATTTTTTTCAAAATGGGAATGATTACAATGTAATGCAATAAAATGGACGTATATCAAACATTTGTCCTGTTAAAATGTAGGTTATGTTTTGTCTTTATtacctttttcaatttttttgtgcAACCAAAGGGCAGGCTATGTTTATAAAGTttcagtttttttaatttttaattttttgtttgtggTTTTTAGCCCAAAATGCAGGTTGCATTTGGAAATgggcaatttttttttattttttgaaaattcaaaataCAGGTTGTGTTTAGAAattgactttttttatttttattttttggaaacCTAAAAATGCAGGTTGCGTTTTAAGTGGGTCAAAAAAGTTTTTTGGAAGCTGCAAAATGCAGCCTacgttttatataaaaataatattttaatcgaGAATCTTTGACGATCGATTTTTCTAttggtaaagaaatataaaaatatgatcttgttgtaagtatagcttctaaaccaacagaaaattctttcgtacaaacgttttggttgtcacaagtaacaaatccctttaaaattgataatcgaagtatttaaacttcgggtcgtcttctcaaggaactgcagggaggtgtttttattattggttatgagttttgtaaattgggggttttgaaagtaagggacaagtaatttaaatgacaagtaaaataaataaataactgtaaaataaactcttggcaaggtatgaaaattagaagtcctatcctatttatccttatcaatggtgatgagaattatattttgctcccactaagtcaacctctaactatgaaggtaagtcaagtggataaatcaatttaacacctaaagtcctagtcaactcctaaggaaggactagagttataggaatttagatcaatcagcaaagataataattatcaatcacgatgagtttgacaactcaagagttaccaattaatcaatttaagccaggaatataaaaagctaaataagaatcacaaatctgaaatacctcagtttatattaaataaaaaaaatcctaacatgaatggttcataagccaatttggcaacataagtaattaaatgagaacattaaagtatctgaaagtaaaagagaaatataaagtaaaaaaatattgaacctgatgaagagttgaagtcctaaatcctttaagaggaatcctaatcctaaaacctaagagagaggagagaacctctccctctaaaaactacatctaaactatgaaaagtgaataattgagggcctcccttttgaatggatgcattcccccactttttAACCTCTAATCtctgctttctgtacttggatctgggccaaaaaggctttcagaaatcgctgggagcgttttctgcagtttctggtgcgtggcgtttgtcacgcggtcgcgtcatctggattTTTCCTTAttacgcgttcgcttcggtcacgcgtacgcgtcctctgcgttctgctcaaggcgcgcgtccgcgtcagtcatgcgttcgcgtcactgccttttcgtgctaagcatgcggccgcgtcgtccatgcgttcgcgtcgctgccagtttcttcaaaaactccattttgtgctttccttccatttttgtatgtttcctttccatcctttaaatcattcctgccttaggagatctgaaaatactcaacacacaaatcacggcatcgaatggtaataaaaggtaattaaaataattatttttaaagcaaaggaaacatgtttttcacatacatcacataataaggaagggaaagtaaaaccatgcaatttcacatgaataagtgggtgaagggttgaataaatcacttaaattgagcacaaaatatatcataaaatatgagtttatcaGCCTTGCCTATAAATACAAAACTCAATTCAACCCAAGTTGTACCTCACTTTCATTCTACTCCCATTTCTCTTTCTTTCATATATCTCATACTTGTGAGTTTTTTTGACAATTAGTTGTGTTAAAAAAGTCGGGTTAGGTGAGGTTGAGGTTATGGAAGGTATTGCAAATATGTGAGTGTATTATAACGGTGAGATTATACCAAAAACACACACGAAGGAGTGACTTTTATTTGTGAATGTCCGTTTTTATTTGCTATTCTATGTAccatgagttttgtagagttACAAAATGATCTTTGTAAGAACAGCATACGGGGATGGATGCAGTTGGCGACGATGTCAACGTTGATGAACTCGAGGATATAGATTGGGAAAAAAATAACAATGACAGTGAAGAGGAGTTTGAAGCCAACTATGAAATCGATGATGAAAACGATGACGGAGACTTGGCAGGCAATCCGGCGGTACAAAATGAGGCGCATGCGATTGTAAGTCAGCACCCTTTGGCATTCCATGTTTTATGCGGACTCTGGATCTCGAAGCCATGCATGCCCCGAAATTTCCTGAGTATGCAAATATCGGTATGTTATCTTATGGTTATTAATTAAAGTTACCactactatttattttatttgccttCTCCGACTGACGGTGGTTCGCATGTCGTAGCTGAAGGCAATGTTGCGGCGTAAGATGGTGAGTTTAGTGTCGGAATGAAATTTGGTTCTAGAGAGTCAGTGATGtctgcaatcaaaagctacactatctctagaggagttgattacactgTTTATGAGTCTGAGCCGCAGACATTCTATGCGAAATGCAAGGGTTATGGTGCAAGGTGCGATTGACTTATCCGAGCTAGCTTGATTTGAAAGAATGGGTGTTGGGAGATCAGGAGATACAACGACAAACACACGTGCACCATGGGCACGATTTTacaagatcatgccaagttggactcAGACACAATTGCAGATGCCATTAGGCCATTGGTTGAAGAAAATCCGTCGATAAAGGTGAAGTCTATTATTGCAGAAGTTCAGTCCAGATTCAAGTACACTGTAAGTTACcgcaaggcttggttggcaaagcagaaatcTATCGCAAACATTTTCGGTGATTGGTAAGTTTCTTACCAGACTCTGCTAGTATGGTTGAAAGCAACGACTGCGAAGATGCCAAGCTCCCGTGTTAAAATAAAAACGCTCCCTGTTTATCGTGAGAGTGAGGAGATTCAAGGTGAAAGAATTCTCCATCGCATTTTTTGGAATTTCTATCCGTGTATTGTAGCATTCAGACACTGCAAGCCATTGGTGCAGGTTGATGGCTCACACCTGTacggaaaatataaaggtgaactTCTAGATGCGGTTGCACAAGATGGGAACCAAAACATTGTGCCTATTGCATTTGCGATAGTCGATGGTGAGATGGAAAACGCGTGGGAGTTTTTCCTAACCAATTTGCGGAGATATGTTGTTACCATTGATGGCGTGGACAATTTTCTGACCGAGATAATTCCATCGACGCAGTGATAGCTCGCAGTAATGATGCATGATCACCACCAAGAGTGTGGCACATATTCTGCATCAAGCACATCGGGTCCAATTTCTTAAGGAGGTTCAAGGCTCCGTATTTGCATAAACTCGTGGTTAACACAGGTATTTGAATTCGTTGTTATGGTCCTATTCATAGTAATTTTGTGGCACCTGCTTATGATTACATGGTTTGTTCAATATGCTATTCTAGGATGGAACAAGAGTACAACAAAAACTACCAAAGGCTTAAAGAGTGGGGTGAGGCATATACTCAATGGTGTGATGAGATCGGTGTTCAGCAATGGGTGTTGGAATTCAACGGGGTCATCGTTAGGGACATATGACGACAAACTTGGTAGAGTGCATAGATTCTGTCCTGAAGGGTGCACACAACTTTCCTATGACTGCCATTGTTAGGTCTACTTTCTATCGGCTAAACGAATTATTTACTCGAAAGAGCGCCGAGGCTCATGAGCGTGTCCGTGACGGATTCACGTATTCAGAATTTTCAAAAGAGTGGAAGAAAGTTTTCGACGTGCAGGAAACATTATGGTCAATCAGTTCGACAGGCGCAATGAGATGTTTGAGGTTCGCAAAATGCAAGATGGTTCCATTTACACTGTTAACCTTGCGCAACGACACTGTGATTGTGGTCATTTCCAGGTTGAGCGACTCCCATGTTGTCACATCCTTGCATATTGCACTAACTAGCATCTTCATTGGCAAGTATATGTGCATGACGTGTATAAGATGTCTGAAATTTACAAGGTCTACAGAGGTGAGTTTGTTCTGGGTGTCCTATCTACGTAGGCTAGATATGAAGGAGTGAAAGTGATCACAAACTGGACATTGTGGTGCACGACAAAAGAAAGACCGAAGTCAACCCGTtacttgaatgagatggattcATGGGATATGCGCGATCCTCGCCCATTAGCGTGTAAGCTTTTTTATGTGTTTGCGCAATTTATTTATGCATGCGGTAAACATTGAATAATAAATACGAAGTTAGATAAAAAGTGCAACAAATTggtctcaaacagaaaagtacgATAACAAAGCTAAACATACCATAATAAGTACAAGAAAAAATAGAAACATCTAAATATACAATACGAGATACAATACTGAATATAAGTAACAACACTGAATACAAAGCTATACTGAACAGTATAAGATAAATTGCAACAACTTACTTCCTCGGTGTCTTCTTCGAATACTGAGATGGGGTGTATTTATCCGGGGGCACAGTCTGTGTCCGTAAATTATACGGATGACCCTGAGGAATACCGGCATCCAAACCACCGCCAATGTCAGAAGCACCGCTAATGTCGTACAAACCGGAACCACTTATGCCCGGAGCACTCACAACGCTATAATCATACTTGTGCTGAAGGTCATGTCCTAGAAATCCCTCCTCATGCTGCAGGTATTCATTCAAATCAAACAACTCGGTACGCGGTGGTGCAAAAGGACAGTGAGGAACTACATGACATGGCGAGCGATCCATCGAGAAGTCACTGGCATTACCTGATGTGGCGTGACGACCAACAGACTGCTCAGATGCACTAGGCCCTTGCTGCTCTGGCGTCGAAAACAGATAATTTGTGTCCCTCAGGACCTGAGAGAAGCTGATGGAATCAATTCCATGCAAGGACTGAATTGACAATCGGTTGGAATTACCATCTGTGGTATGTAAGGTTCCGCTGCCTGAGGTGGTTGTAGTTCCGACATGTACGGTTGTTGCTACTCCCACGCCGGCCACTGCTGTTGTTGCTCATATACCAAAAACTGCTGTTGGCCATAGGCCAGTGCCTGAAACTGCTGGCCATATGTTGGGTCCTGAAATTACTGCTCATTCCCTGGCATCTGGAACTGGTGTTCATATGCCGGGGCCTGAAAGTGGTGCTCATATACTGAAACCTAGATAATAATTAATCAActtgaataataataattaataacggaatcattaataataattaataacggTAACATTAATGATAATAAACCTTAATGATACCTGAAATCCTTGGTCATAGCCCGGTGCCTAATACTGGTGCTCATGAGGGGGAATTTGTTGCTGAGGTCCAGCTAGTTCTTCCTGCTGTTCCTGTGGTTCATTCGTGTCAGCTTCTTCACCTATAACTCTATCTGACAGTCGTAGGTGATGCCCGTACTGCTATATGTAACAATCGTAGTACACCGGGAGATGATGAAAGTCGACAATCTCGTCCCCTAACTGCAGTGTATTATAGCGGCCAGATATCCACAAGTTAACCCATTGAATGTTCCTATCTCTCTAATCATGGTTCTGTGGGCCTGTCAACCGCCTACAATGATCACAACCAATCTCGAAAGCCGGGTCTCGTGGAAGCTGTTGCAACCCAAACTGTCGTCTAATTCGGTCTATCGGGTACCACTCTATACACTCGAATGACACTAATGGTGACTTTGTGGAGCACATTAACAAATTTACAGCGAGGTACTCCGGAACCCCTACTCTCATATACGGGCACCATATAAACTGCACATTAGTAACCACGAGGCTGATTAGTAAAATTGTTATTCTAAATAAGCAGCCTAACATAAAAGGTTAAAACTTATATCGTCGACTTCCATGTCATTGAGTCATCGTCTAAAATGCGCAGTAGGCTTCTGTATATATCTTGTATGTTGGCGCCAATGACTCCACCTAAACAAAATTAGAATGATTGCAATAAGAAcaacaataaaaataacaataacaataataacaacaataataataacaataaaaaataataccgTCACGCAAGTGAAACAACAACATCGACGAACTGATCGTGGGAAATAGGCGCTAGGAACGGCATACGCTCCCACGCCCAAACAAAAAGTAGTATGAGTGGCCCATCTATCTCTTTACAGTTGTATCATGATGCACGACACAACGATCTGTATAGATGTACTAGACTGGCTGCCCCCCAACTGTATAGTGAAATCCGGTGAAAATCTCGAAGTGGAGGCAAAAACTTCGAGTTCAATGAAGTGATAGACTTATCCGGAAACACAACCATTCCGAGCATGCAGAAAATGTGAGCCCGGATGTACTACTCAATGGACTCCTACGTGTCACACGGTTCGGTGTCTCTGTACCACCGGACCCATGCAAGATTCACCTTGCCTAAGACGTGATCTTGTGGACCAGGCTCCCGACCAAAACAAGCGATGCAGTTCTCCACCAAAAACTGGTGACTGCTGTCTGTTCTACCTGTGACGGGCTCCCCATTAACCAGGAGGTCAAGTATATGTGTCACGTCTTCCAGCGTCACCGTCACTTCGCCGACTGGAAGTTGAAACATGTGAGTTTTTGGCCTTCATCGTTCCACTAATGCACTCAGTAGTGTAGAATGACCTCTCATTTTGCCTACTCGCGAAACATGTTGAAACCCAGTCAATACTAAGATCGCTACAGCTACCTCATTAAGGGTCTCTGACGAATCAAGTTTTTTAGACAACAAATTCCTGATAGCCTAcgaaaagaatatttttttttaataattataattagta includes:
- the LOC107607453 gene encoding protein CUP-SHAPED COTYLEDON 3, giving the protein MMMMMMLSMEELACELSDHEKRNAQGLPPGFRFHPTDQELITFYLASKVFNNTNATTATTTTTHVNFVEVDLNRCEPWELPEVAKMGEREWYLYSVRDRKYPTGLRTNRATAAGYWKATGKDKQVYGGGGLVGMKKTLVFYKGRAPRGQKTKWVMHEFRLDPHSSPSLSKDEWVICRIFHKSGEKRAPTTTPPPLLLHHQLQHQQQHDPLLLFQTPSSLFNDHISHSHNHNQNLLSPLLHPFPIPEETTKTRSSTINSNHYPPPPPSSQHSLKLNKSTKLTKTVPPSPSFFQYQQLLEDYPNLLHWIDSGNNNNNNCNANNTASSVEIMDAAAAGLIAFSSGGPSPTPNNNNNNNNNNAEIMMMSSSSASMLHILDDAPLGIQSWPHHHHHHLL